Within the Streptomyces sp. NBC_00353 genome, the region TCGTATTCACCGCCGCGCACACTCCGCGCTCGCCGTCACGCTCGCCGCAGGCGTGCTCGCACCCGTGGCCCTCGCAGCCACGCCCGCCGCTGCCGCGACTCCGACGGTGAGCTGTACCTCCGGCAAGGCGGGGCTCGCCGCCAAGCTGTCGAAGGACATCACCGCCGCACTCAAGGGGCGCTCGTCGACCACGGCGATCGCGCTCTACGACCGGACCACCAAGACGTCGTGCACGATGCGGTCCACGAGCAAGTACGACTCCGCGAGCGTCGTGAAGGCGACCGTCCTCGCGACGCTGCTCTGGGACAACAAGAAGCACAACCGCTATCTCACGCAGCGCGAGATCAACCTCGCCACCGCCATGATCACCAAGTCCGACAACAACGCGACCACCAGCCTGTGGAAGCAGCTCGGCGTCACCAAGGTGAAGGCGTTCCTGAAGGCCGCGGGGATGACGCACACCGTGCCCGGCTCCGGTGGCTACTGGGGACTGACCCAGATCACCGCGCAGGACGAGCTGCGACTGCTGTCCCTGCTGACCGCGAAGAACTCCGTGCTCAGTGACAACTCGCGCGCGTACGAGCTCGGCCTGATGCGCAAGGTCATCTCCTCACAGCGCTGGGGGACGCCCGCCGGTGCCCCGTCCGGGGTGACCGTCCAGGTCAAGAACGGCTGGCTGCCGCGCGCCACGCACGGCTGGCGGGTGCACAGCATCGGCGCGTTCACCGGGAAGGGGCACGACTACGGGATCACCGTGCTCACCCAGGACAACAAGACGATGAACGACGGCATCAACACCATCCAGGCGGTCGCCCGGGCCATCCACAAGGACCTGAACCCGGCCGCCACCGCGCAGACGACGGTCGCCCCGCCGGCGAAGCCGCAGGAAGCGGTTCCGGCGGTGCCCGAGGCTTCTGCGGTGCCGATGGTGACGGCCACACCGCAGCCGTAGTCCCTCGCGGGTCCGGGTCCGGGACGTAGGCCGAACGGACCATCTTTGTGACGGCGGGATGAAATCCGCAGCTGACCGCGTTGGTGCCTTCCGGTAGATCAGGTCGAACGGGAGGCACCGGTGACGGACGCAGGCACGGACGCGGAGCGGCGGGGCTGGGCCCGGCGGCTGGGCGGCTACGCATGGCGCTACCGGCGCAATGTGCTGCTCGCACTCGGCTCGTCGCTCGCCGGGATGGCCGTGCTGGCGCTCGTCCCGCTGATCACCAAGGTGATCATCGACGATGTCGTCGGCAACCACACCCGCTCCCTCGGAGTCTGGACCGGCCTCCTGATCGCCGCGGCCGTGCTGGTGTACATATCGACGTACATCCGCCGCTACTACGGCGGCCGGCTCGCCCTCGACGTGCAGCACGACCTGCGTACCGAGATGTACGGGACGCTCACCCGGCTCGACGGGAAGCGGCAGGACGAGCTGTCCACCGGGCAGGTCGTCGGGCGCGCCACCAGCGACCTCCAGCTGATCCAGGGGCTTCTGTTCATGCTCCCGATGACCATCGGGAACGTGCTGCTCTTCCTCATCTCCCTGGTCATCATGGCGTGGCTCTCTCCGCTGCTGACCCTGGTCGCGATCGCCGTCGCCCCCGCCCTCTGGTACATCGCCCGCCGCTCCCGCTCGCGGCTCTTCCCCGCCACCTGGTACGCCCAGGGCCAGGCCGCCGCAGTCGCCGGAGTCGTCGACGGGGCGGTCTCCGGGGTCCGGGTCGTCAAGGGGTTCGGGCAGGAGGAGCAGGAGACCGGCAAGCTGCGCGAGGTCGGGCGGAAGCTGTTCGCCGGGCGGCTGCGCACCATCCGGCTGAACGCCAGGTACACCCCCGCTCTCCAGGCCGTCCCCGCGCTCGGCCAGGTCGCGATGCTGGCACTCGGCGGCTGGCTCGCCACCCGCGGCGAGATCACCCTCGGTACGTTCGTGGCGTTCTCCACCTATCTCGCCCAGCTCGTCGGGCCGGTCCGGATGCTCGCCATGGTGCTCACCGTCGGGCAGCAGGCCCGCGCCGGTGTGGAGCGCGTACTCGAACTGATCGACACCGAGCCCACCATGCAGGACGGCACGGTGGAGCTCCCGGCGGACGCCCCCGCGAGCGTCGAGTTCGACGACGTGCGGTTCGGGTACGACCCCGAGCGGCCGGTCCTCGACGGGTTCTCGCTGACCATCGAGCCCGGTGAGACCGTCGCCGTCGTCGGTGCCTCCGGCAGCGGGAAGTCCACCGTCTCCCTGCTGCTGCCCCGCTTCTACGACGTGTCGCACGGCGCCGTCCTGGTCGGCGGCCACGACGTCCGCGAGCTCACCCAGGACTCGCTGCGGGCCGCCATCGGCCTCGTACCGGAAGACAGCTTCCTCTTCTCCGACACGGTCCGCGCCAACATCGCGTACGGACACCCGGACGCCACCCAGGACCAGATCGAGCAGGCCGCCCGCGCCGCCCAGGCGGACCGTTTCATCGCCGATCTGCCCCTCGGCTACGACACCAAGGTCGGCGAGCACGGCCTGACCCTCTCCGGCGGCCAGCGGCAGCGCGTCGCGCTCGCCCGCGCGATCCTCACCGACCCCCGGCTGCTTCTCCTCGACGACGCCACCTCGGCCGTCGACGCCCGCGTCGAGCACGAGATCCACGAGGCCCTGGCGCAGGTGATGGCGGGCCGCACGACCCTGCTGATCGCCCACCGCCGCTCCACCCTCGGCCTCGCCGACCGGATCGCCGTCCTGGAGGAGGGCCGGCTCGCCGACATCGGTACGCACGAGGAGCTGGAGCGCCGCTCCCCGCTCTACCGGCGTCTGCTCACCGACCCGGACGAGCTGGGCGGCACCTCCCCGGGCCACCAGCCGGTCCTGGCGGACACGGCCGTCGAGGACGACCGGGCGCTCCAGGAGGAGCTGGAAGCCGACTTCGACGCCGAGCGCGGCATCAGCCCCGGGCTGTGGGTCCGCAAGGAGGAGCCGCGGGACACCGGCGCCGCCGGCATGCCCGCCACCCCCGAGCTGCTCGCCCAGGTCGAGGCGCTGCCCCCGGCCACCGACATCCCGGACATCGACGAGGCGCGCGCCGTGCGCCCCGAGGAGTCGTACGGGCTGCGCCGGCTGCTGCACGGCTTCGGCCTTCCCCTGCTGGTGAGCCTGACGCTCGTCGCCGTCGACGCGGGCATGAGCCTGATCCTGCCGGTGCTGATCCGGCACGGCATCGACCAGGGCGTCACGCAGATGGCGCTCGGCGCGGTCTGGGCGGCCTCCGCGATCGCCCTGCTCGTCGTGCTGGCGCAGTGGGCCGCGCAGATCGGCGAGACCCGGATGACGGGCCGCACCGGCGAACGGGTGCTCTACTCACTTCGGCTGAAGATCTTCGCGCAGCTCCAGCGGCTCGGCCTCGACTACTACGAGCGCGAGCTGACCGGCCGCATCATGACCCGGATGACGACGGACATCGACGCGCTGTCCACGTTCCTGCAGACCGGTCTGGTCACGGCCTTCGTCTCGGTCGTCACGTTCTTCGGCATCATGGTCGTGCTGCTCGTCCTCGACGTGGAGCTCGCACTCGTCGTCTTCGCGACGCTTCCGATACTGGTCATCGGTACGTTCTTCTTCCGCCGCAAGAGCGTCAAGGCGTACGAACTGGCCCGTGAGCGGATCAGCGTCGTCAACGCCGATCTCCAGGAGTCCGTCTCCGGGCTCCGGATCGTGCAGGCGTTCCGCCGCGAGCGGGACGGCGCCGAACGGTTCGCCGACCGCAGCGACCACTACCGCGAGGCCCGGGTGCGCGGCCAGTGGCTGATCTCGGTCTACTTCCCGTTCGTGCAGCTGCTGTCGTCGGTGGCCGCGGCCGCCGTACTGATCGTGGGCGCGGGCCGGGTCGACAACGGCACCCTCACCACCGGTGCGCTCGTCGCGTATCTGCTCTACATCGACCTGTTCTTCGCGCCCGTGCAGCAGCTCTCCCAGGTCTTCGACGGCTACCAGCAGGCCACCGTCTCGCTCGGCCGCATCCAGGAACTCCTCCGGGAGCCGACCTCCACCGCCGACTCCGCGGAGCCGCTGGACGTGCTGTCGCTGCGCGGCGAGATCGCGTTCGAGAACGTGACCTTCGCGTACGGCGCCGGCGACGACGAGGAAGAGGCCCTCACCGGCATCGACCTGCGGATCCCGGCCGGCCAGACCGTCGCGTTCGTCGGCGAGACCGGCGCCGGGAAGTCCACCCTCGTCAAGCTCGTCGCCCGGTTCTACGACCCGACGGGCGGCCGGGTCACGGCGGACGGCACCGATCTGCGCCGCCTCGACCTCACCGCGTACCGGCACCGGCTCGGCGTCGTACCGCAGGAGGCCTACCTCTTCGCGGGTACGGTCCGCGACGCCATCGCCTACGGGCGGCCGGACGCCACCGACGCACAGGTGGAGGCCGCGGCCCGGGCGGTCGGTGCCCACGACATGATCGCCACGCTGGACGGCGGCTATCTGCACGAGGTCGCCGAGCGGGGCCGCAACCTCTCGGCCG harbors:
- a CDS encoding serine hydrolase; the protein is MTDRPRIHRRAHSALAVTLAAGVLAPVALAATPAAAATPTVSCTSGKAGLAAKLSKDITAALKGRSSTTAIALYDRTTKTSCTMRSTSKYDSASVVKATVLATLLWDNKKHNRYLTQREINLATAMITKSDNNATTSLWKQLGVTKVKAFLKAAGMTHTVPGSGGYWGLTQITAQDELRLLSLLTAKNSVLSDNSRAYELGLMRKVISSQRWGTPAGAPSGVTVQVKNGWLPRATHGWRVHSIGAFTGKGHDYGITVLTQDNKTMNDGINTIQAVARAIHKDLNPAATAQTTVAPPAKPQEAVPAVPEASAVPMVTATPQP
- a CDS encoding ABC transporter ATP-binding protein; translated protein: MTDAGTDAERRGWARRLGGYAWRYRRNVLLALGSSLAGMAVLALVPLITKVIIDDVVGNHTRSLGVWTGLLIAAAVLVYISTYIRRYYGGRLALDVQHDLRTEMYGTLTRLDGKRQDELSTGQVVGRATSDLQLIQGLLFMLPMTIGNVLLFLISLVIMAWLSPLLTLVAIAVAPALWYIARRSRSRLFPATWYAQGQAAAVAGVVDGAVSGVRVVKGFGQEEQETGKLREVGRKLFAGRLRTIRLNARYTPALQAVPALGQVAMLALGGWLATRGEITLGTFVAFSTYLAQLVGPVRMLAMVLTVGQQARAGVERVLELIDTEPTMQDGTVELPADAPASVEFDDVRFGYDPERPVLDGFSLTIEPGETVAVVGASGSGKSTVSLLLPRFYDVSHGAVLVGGHDVRELTQDSLRAAIGLVPEDSFLFSDTVRANIAYGHPDATQDQIEQAARAAQADRFIADLPLGYDTKVGEHGLTLSGGQRQRVALARAILTDPRLLLLDDATSAVDARVEHEIHEALAQVMAGRTTLLIAHRRSTLGLADRIAVLEEGRLADIGTHEELERRSPLYRRLLTDPDELGGTSPGHQPVLADTAVEDDRALQEELEADFDAERGISPGLWVRKEEPRDTGAAGMPATPELLAQVEALPPATDIPDIDEARAVRPEESYGLRRLLHGFGLPLLVSLTLVAVDAGMSLILPVLIRHGIDQGVTQMALGAVWAASAIALLVVLAQWAAQIGETRMTGRTGERVLYSLRLKIFAQLQRLGLDYYERELTGRIMTRMTTDIDALSTFLQTGLVTAFVSVVTFFGIMVVLLVLDVELALVVFATLPILVIGTFFFRRKSVKAYELARERISVVNADLQESVSGLRIVQAFRRERDGAERFADRSDHYREARVRGQWLISVYFPFVQLLSSVAAAAVLIVGAGRVDNGTLTTGALVAYLLYIDLFFAPVQQLSQVFDGYQQATVSLGRIQELLREPTSTADSAEPLDVLSLRGEIAFENVTFAYGAGDDEEEALTGIDLRIPAGQTVAFVGETGAGKSTLVKLVARFYDPTGGRVTADGTDLRRLDLTAYRHRLGVVPQEAYLFAGTVRDAIAYGRPDATDAQVEAAARAVGAHDMIATLDGGYLHEVAERGRNLSAGQRQLIALARAELVDPDILLLDEATASLDLASEALVNQATDRLTGRRTTLVVAHRLTTAARADRVVVMDHGRVVEDGTHDELLAEDGHYAVLWRTFIGEDEPAGV